In Granulicella mallensis MP5ACTX8, the sequence CCAAGGTCTACGGTGTTGCCGGAAACCCAATCCGCTCCTCGCTCTCTCCCTTGATGATGAACACGGCCTTCCGTCGCGAGACGGTGAATGCGGTCTATCTTGCCCTGCAAGCGACCAAGGTCGACGACCTCTTCAAGCTTGTGCGGGAGATTCCGATCCAGGGCCTCAGCGTCACCATGCCGCTGAAGGAAGCCATCATGCCCTTGCTTGAGCGCACGGATCCTCTTTCGGCCAAGATCGGCGCCGTCAACACGGTTCTTCGAGCACAGGACGGCAAGTTCTACGGCTTCAATACCGACGTTGCTGGAATCGTCGGTCCCCTGGAGCGGCGCTTGAGCCTCAAGGGCGCAAAAGTGCTCGTTCTGGGCGCAGGCGGTGCGGCACGGGCTGCCGTCTTCGGTTGCCGCGACAAGGGCGCCGAGGTCTGGATCCTGAATCGCACCCCCGAGACGGCACAGAAGCTCGCCCGTCAGGCCGGAGCCAAGACCATCAAACGCGACGCCGTCGCCAAGATGGGTTTTGACGTCATCATCAATGCGACGCCGGTGGGCATGACCGGGCAAAAAGCGGCTCCGCTGCTCCAGCCTGAAGATCTTGTCGCTCGGATCGTCTTCGACCTGGTTTACAACCCCATCGAGACCCCGCTGCTGCGCCTGGCGCGGCAGAAGGGCCTGACTGCGATCTCCGGAGTGGAGATGTTCGTGCAGCAGGGAGCACGCCAGTTCGAGATCTGGACCGGCAAGCCCGCACCCGAGGAAGAGATGCTGCGTGTCGTTCTGCACGCCCTGCGCCAATCCGCAGAGGCTGCAGGGGAGACCGCCGCACCGCAGACCACCGCAACTCCTGAACCGGAAGCGAAGGCAACGCCCAAGGCTCCCGCAAAGGTTGCGGAGGCACCAGCGAAAGCCGTCGCGAGCACTCCGGCAAAGACTGCCGTCAAAGCACCGGTAAAAGCACCCGCAAAGACCGTGGCCAAGCCAGCCGCAAAACCGGCAGCGAAAACAGCAACCAAGGCCAAGCCGAAGGGTAAGTAACGCCCCTTCGGCCTGGCAGCCGCTCGCAGATCTAAAGCGCTTTCGTCACAAATGACATCTATCGCAGAATCATTGCGATAGCCGTCATCTTTTCTTCCCTATCACTCGTCCAAGCAGTTGTTGAGCCTTGGCTCCTGATGCTTGCGCCTGAAGCAGGCCAGACCTCGCCTGCATGCAAACTGTAGCTACTACATAACATTTCATCGCCCTGCGTTACACTAACCCTCCGCTGGTGCAACGATCCGGCAAGCCACACGTCTCTCCCCAGGTCTTACTGCCCCTTGCTGGCAAGCGATCGCGAGAGGAAAAATGGAAAGGAACAAGTCTGAGGATGCGATCGGCCAATGCGGTACGTTGCCCTATAGCCTGCACATCTGCGCTCCTGCTGCTCTTTGGGCTGGCCGGCTGCAAACATAACGAACCGGACCACACGGCCCAGGAAGCTCCTGCCGCCCAACCCCAGGTGGTCGATGTAGGAAGCAACGATGTTGTCCGGGTAGAGAATCCCGGCCGGTTTCCTCTTCAGTCGTCGGTAGCGCGGTCGGTTGTCAGCACGCTCGAAGTCACAGGCTCCGTCAGCCCGGACGTCTCACGTGAGATTCCTGTGCTCTCCCTGGCCAATGGACGCGTAGCCGCCCTGCATGTGGGTCTCGGCGACACCGTCCACAAGGGCCAACTGGTGATGGACGTCCAAAGCCCGGATGTGGCAACGGCCTTCAACGCCTATCTCAAGGCCGTCAACGACGAGCATCTGACCGTGATTACCCTGGAGCGCGACAAGCTCCTGTACGACAAGGGAGCGATTCCCCAGACCCAGCTTGAGGGTGCCCAGAACGGCGAGGACGACGCCAAGGCCAACCTCACCGCGGCAGAACAGCAGTTGAAGATCCTCGGAGTCGACAAGGATCATCCCGGCGATATGGTGAAGGTCTATGCGCCCGCGACGGGAGTGATCATCGCGCAGAACGTCACCGCAGCCGGTGCGGCGGGCATCACCTTCGCCGGAGCGGCAGGCTCGTTGACCATCGCCGACCTCTCGCACGTCTGGGTGATCTGCGATGTCTATGAGAATGACCTGGCCAATGTGCACCTTGGCCAGCACGCCGATATCCGGCTGAACGCGTTCCCCGGCAAGGTATTCTCCGGCACCATCAGCGATATTGGAGCGCAACTCGACCCGAGCCTGCGCACGGCAAAGGTGAGAATCCAGGTGCCGAACCCCGGCAATCAATTGCGCCTTGGCATGTTCGCCACGGCGTCGATTCTGGGCTTGCGGCCCGTCGACATGACAGCAGTCCCTGCGGAAGCGATCCTGCAACTGCACGACCGCTCGTATGTCTTCGAGCCTGAAGCAAATGGCACCTTCAAGCGGGTGCAGGTAAAAATTGGACGGACGCTCGAGGGCAATCTGATCGAGGTGCAGTCGGGTCTGAACGTCGGACAGCAGGTAGTGCTGCATGCGCTTGACCTGCAGAATACGGCAGACCAGCAATGATCAAGCGTGTGGTTGATTTTGCGCTGAACAATCGCTTCATCATCCTCATCGCCGCCGTGCTGCTTTTTGGCTGGGGAGCGATCTCATTCCATAACCTCCCCGTCGAGGCCTATCCCGACGTCGCCAACAACTACGTCAGCATCATTACGCAATGGCCCGGCCGCTCCGCTGAAGACGTGGAGCAGCAGGTCACCGTGCCGCTGGAGATCGGCATGGCGGGCATTCCGCACATGGCCCACCTGCGCTCGACCACCCTGGCCGGGATCTCCAGCATCATGATGATCTTCGACGATGAGAGCGCGGACGACTGGAACCGCGAGAAGGTTCTGGAAAGGCTCTCCCAGGTCACGCTGCCGGCTGGTCTTCAGCCGCAGATCGGAACCGACTGGAGCCCCGTCGGGCAGATCTACTGGTACACCCTGAAGAGCACGAACCCCGAATACGACGACATGGCCCTGAAGGGCCTGGAAGACTGGCAGCTCGAAAAGCAGTTCCGCAGCGTACCCGGTGTCGTCGATGTCTCAAGCTTTGGCGGGATCACCCGCGAGTACCAGGTAACCGTCGATCCGGAAAAGCTGATCGCCTACGGCTTGACCATCGCGCAGGTGCAGCAGCAGCTCGCGGCCAACAACGTCAATACCGGCGGCAGCTTCATCGAACAGGGCCAGCAGCAGATTAACGTGCAGGAGGTTGGTCTCTTTACCAACGTGCACGATATTGAGCAGACGGTGCTCAAGGCGTCCAACGGCACCGCGCTGCGTGTCAGCGATGTGGCGACCGTCGCGCAAGGGCCGAAGATTCGCCTCGGCCAGATCGGCAAGACCTATCGCAGCGTCGATGGCAAGCTCATCAACGACGGCGACGCGGTAGAGGGCGTTCTTCTACTCCAGAAGGGTGAAAACTCCGACGCTACGCTCGCGCGTATCCACGAGAAGGTGAAGGAGCTCAACGAGCGCATCCTGCCGAAGGGTGTGACGATCGTTCCCTTCCTGGACAGAAGCACGCTGCTCAAGCTGACGACCACCACGGTTCTGGACAATCTGACCAAGGGCATCCTCCTGGTCGTGATCATCCTGTTCTTCTTCCTGGGCAACCTGCGCGGTGCGCTGATCGTTGCCATTACCATTCCGTTCGCACTGCTGTTCGCTTCGATCTGCCTCGACCTCAACCACATTCCAGCTAACCTGCTGAGCCTGGGCGCGCTGGACTTCGGCATGGTCGTGGATGGCGCGGTGGTGATGATCGAAAACATCGTCCGCCACCTGAGCCATAAGCGCCAGCCGGACAAGACTCCGATCCAGATCATTCGCGAGGCTGCCCACGAAGTACAGCGCCCTGTCTTCTACGCCATCGCGATCATCATCACGACGTACCTGCCGATCTTCACCCTGCAATCCGTCGAGGGCCGCCTGTTCAAGCCGATGGCCTGGACGGTTGCCTTCGCGCTGCTGGGCGCACTGATCTTCTCGATGATTCTCGCGCCGGTGCTCGCGAGCTTCCTGTTCCCCAAGGGCACGACCGAATGGGAAAACCCGGTGATGCACTGGCTTACCAAGCGGTATCGCCACGATGCCACCTGGGCCATCGAGCATAAGACTGTTCCCATCATTGCTGGACTCGCACTGCTGGGCCTGGGGGCATTTCTTATGTTCAGCGGAGCCATCGGTTCAGAGTTCCTGCCACATCTCGACGAAGGCGCGATCTGGGTGCGCGGATCGTTAGCGCCCAGCACGGGCCCCACGGAGAGCCGCACCATCGCCGATAGAGCCAGGGTTGAGCTGGCGGCCTTCCCGGAGGTCACCCAGGTGGTCAGCCAGATCGGCAGGCCGGATGACGGCTCCGATACCACCGGCTTCTTCAACACGGAGTACTTCGTCGACCTGAAACCCAAGGACGAGTGGCGCCCGGTCTTCCATAAGAACAAGGAAGAGCTGATTGCGGCGATGGACCGCGAACTGGAGAAGATGCCCGGCGTCATCTGGAACTTCTCGCAGCCCATCTCGGACAACGTGGAAGAGGCTGTCAGCGGCGTCAAGGGCGAGCTCGCTGTGAAGCTCTACGGCACCGACCTGAAGACGCTGGAGCACAAGGGCGATGAGATCGTCCAGGTAATGAGCACGGTTCCCGGCGTCGCCGATCTCGGACTCTTCCGGGTCATCGGCCAACCGAACCTGAACTATGTCATCGATAGACAGGCTGCGGCACGCTACGGCATCAATGTGGCCGACATCCAGAATGCGATCGAAGGCGCCGTGGGAGGCACCCTCGGGGGAGCGCCTGTAACGCAGGTGCTGGATGGCGAGGCGCGCTACGATGTGATGGTTCGCTACAATCCGAAGTTCCGCTCGACCCCTGAAGCGATCGGCGACATTCGCCTGCTCTCTCCCTCCGGGGAACGGGTTTCGCTCTCGCAGCTCACGCGGCCTGCAGTGACCGATGGCGCGGAGGAGATCTATCGCGAGGAAGGCAGCCGCTATGTGGCCATCAAGTACAGCGTTCGCCATCGCGACCTCGGCAGCACGGTAGAAGAGGCTATTGCGAAGGTCAACAAGCAGGTCTCCCTGCCGCCCGGCTACAAGCTGGACTGGGCCGGAGAGTATGAGAGCCAGAAGCGCAGCTCGCGGCGCCTGATGCTCGTGCTGCCCATCACCGTCCTGGTCATCTTCATGATCCTGTATGCCATGTTCGGCTCGTTCAAGTGGGCCATGCTGGTGATCTGCAACGTCATGATCGCCCCAGTGGGCGGCATGGTCGCGCTGTACCTTACGCATACGCACTTCAGCGTGTCGTCGGGAGTCGGCTTCCTCGCCCTGTTCGGCGTCTCGGTGCAGACCGGCATCATCATGCTGGAGTACATCAACCAGATGCGCGTCAATGGGCACCCGGTCGAAGAGGCCGCGGTGGAAGGTGCGGTGTTGAGGCTTCGCCCGATCGTAATGACGATGCTGGTCGCCATGCTGGGCCTGCTCCCGGCGGCGCTCTCGCACGGCATTGGATCGGACTCGCAGCGGCCCTTCGCTATCGTCATCGTCGGCGGCCTGATGGGCGCGCTGCTGTTCGGCATCTTCATCCTGCCCTGCCTGTATGTCTGGCTGGCGCGCAGCACGGATATTCTTCCCAGACCAGACTACGAGTTCGAGAATTGAGGACCTTCGTCATGTTTAAAACTCAATCCGTCCTCCCGATTCTCGCTGGCGTTCTTGCACTCCAGGTGACACAGAGGCCTGCACTGTTTGCGCAGACGCCTCAGAGCCCTGCCGCCGCTTACGCAGCGGGAACCGCTCCTACCCCTGACCCGCGCAGACCGCCGGTCTCACGTCCGGGGGCCTATACCCTGGCCCAGATACTCGATCTGGCTCGCTCCAAGAACCCCACGCTGCTGGCCGCCGAACAGAACCTGCGCGCGGTTCGCGCCCAGGAGTTGCAGGCCGGCGTACGCGTGAATCCCTCGCTGACAGCAAATGGAACTGACGTCACCGAAGGGGCGAACGCCGTTACCCCCTACAACTACACGGTGCAGGTCTCGCGCCTCTTCGAGCGTGGCGACAAACGCCGCTGGCGTCTCGACGATGCCCGCGCCACCACGGCCCAGACGCAGGCACAACTGAACGACACGATCCGCCAGACGAATCTGGCCGTCAAGCAGGCCTTTACCCATATGCTGATCGCGAAGGAAGCCCTGGAACTGGCGAGCGCCAGCCTCAAGGACTTTCGCCACGAGGTAGACATCGCCTCCGACCGCTATAAAGCAGGCGACCTGGGCAAGCTCGATTTTGAGCGTCTCGATCTGCAGCTGGGCAGCCTCGAGAGCGATGAGTCGAACGACATCGTCAATCTGCGCCAGGCCAGCGACCAGTTGCAAACGCTGATCGGCATAGCCACCCCGGGAGCGGACTTCGACGTGACCGGAGACATTATTCCGCCTCTCGTTACGCAGACGCAGGGGGCACTCGTACAAGCAGGCCTGGACAATCGCCCGGACTATGCAGCGGCTAAATTTGCGGTGACGGCAGCGGAAGCGAATGCCCGGCTGGCGGTAGCGAACGGCACCACCGACCCGACGCTGGAGGCGGAGTACGACCGCAGCGGAACGGAAAACTCTGCCGGCTTCTCCGTCAATATTCCGTTGCGCATCTTCGATCGCAATCAAGGCAACAAGGAGACGGCGCGCTTTCAGGCGACAGGTTCGCAGTTCGCGCAGACCGCGGCTCGCAACCAGGTGGTCTCCGATATCGACCAGGCCTGGATCGGCTATACCCAGGCCAAGCGCCTCTCCGACCGCTTCGGAGAGCACTACCTCGACGAGTCGCATGACGTGCTCAGCATCGCACAGTACGCGTTTGAACACGGAGGCATCGCCCTGATCGACTATCTCGACGCGCTGCGCGATGCGAGGTCGTCCACGAACGACGCTCTCAATGCGTATCAGCAGACCTGGCTGGCGATTCATCAGTTGAGTGCGGCGAGCGCTACGGAAGTGGTGCCGTAGGCTAGTCCTTCCTTATAGTCTTAGTGCCGCAACAGCGCGAACGCGCACTCCAACTTACGTGATCGGCCTGTTGTACCGCCGAAGCATCTCCATGCCGCTCTGCGCGAGACGAGAGGGATTTCCAGCCGAGGTTACTTTCTTCCATACGCCCTCGTCGACAATCACACCGTGGTCCTTTAGCACTCTGCGCATACGGTCCAGGCGAGCAGGTCCTGGCGTCTTCCTCCAGCTTTCGGATAAAAATTGCTCGTTGCCAGTCCACACCCCATAGATGCACATCAACTTATCGGCAATCCCCTCGAAGCTGTGACGGTCCTGAAACTCTGCGTTCACGCCGTCTCTGGGTCGAGTCAGAAACACTTCAACGTCCCGGGTCATATCCACTGGAACGCCAAGCCGGTTACGGAGTACATCGGCATATGTTACTTGTCCTCCGTAAGCAGGGCTGATAAAAGACAGGTCGTCAGCATAACTGATCAATGATCCCGGTATTGCCTTCTCTTTCATCATCGCCAGACTGGGACCACGCACACCCCACTGGTCCGATGCCGCATGAACATCTACATTAATCGAGCTATCTTTATTAGCCGGACCGTTGTCTTCAGGCTCGGCGGCGGCGGAAATCTGCTGGTAAATATTGGCTGGAAGCTGGAACGAGCGGATAATCGGGCGCGCGGCTTTCTTTGTGTTCGGATCAACAGAATATTTGTATTTTTCCATCCATTTAAGTGCGCGAAGAGGCTGCCCACCACCTACCCACAAGACACCACCACTATCTTGAATAATGATTTTTTTTGTCGCTGGCTCTTGATATACATCCTTAAACTGATTACTGCCGATAGCTTCCATGAAGACGGCCGTGTACATACGCACCACGGCCTCCCCATTCACAAGTTCCTGTTCAGTAATGTTTCGATTGATGTACTTCTCGACGTAACCGTCTTTAGGATTAGCGAGGGGCTTAAACGCGGGACCAAGATAAGAGTACGCAGTGCCCCCAATCTGGGACTGGCCCGGACTGCGGGGCGTGAAGGTCTTAGCCGTAGCAGTGCGTAAGTTGTTACGCAGCGTCGACTCCATTCTGTCGTATTCGTCATAGTCTTCTGCGATGATCTGCGAGATGCGCGCCTGGGTTGCCCAGGGTCCAATGACCTTCTCTATGAAGTTGTGAAGCCTTACGAACTCCTGAAGCTCGTCCAGATATTCCTTGGTTGGCTGATTTGGATTGGGGTTTTTAAACCCGAATTTCGGATCAAATGGGGGCATGGCCGTATCTTCCTTGATCTGGCTTCTAAACCTTGAATGTCTTGCGATGCCTTCATCACGATCGAGACACCACCAGACCAGCCTCTTTTGGCCGGCCTGATGAATGAACACCGCAAGGATGGCTTTATTCCATGAAGCCGCCGGACAGGCCATAAATTCAGAAGGCCAGGCTGTTATCCAGACCGGAGCATGATGGTTTTATACCCGCTCCCACCGTCTTTCCATGGAGTGGAATGGCCTATACCTCCATTCTGCTCCATGCTCACCCCTTCTGAATCCAGCCTCGCAGGGCCTCCATACTTACCTCGCGGCCAAGGAACGCCTGTACCAGCTCGCGCGCAGGCTTTGATCCGCCGGGTTCCAGCACCTGCCGCCGATAACGCATAGCCGTATCGCCAGCCAGCACATCGCCCTTGCCGTCCTTCGCGAATTCGGCGAAGAACTCCAGCGCCATCACCTTGTCGTAGAGATAGGTGTAGTAGTTCGAGGTGTAGCCGACAAGGTGCGTGAACGCCGCGTACATGCGGTTGCCGTCGACGAACTCGTAACGGCTGAAGCGGTCGTAGCCTTCGCGCAGAAGTCTATCGAGATCAACTTCCGCGGCGCGGCGATCATGGGTCTCCATCGAGTAGGTCGCGTACATCACCTGCGTCAGCGTGCTCAAAGCCCGGCCATGCGCGCTGGCCTTGGTCATGCGGGTGACGGTTTCGTAGGGAATAG encodes:
- a CDS encoding efflux RND transporter permease subunit gives rise to the protein MIKRVVDFALNNRFIILIAAVLLFGWGAISFHNLPVEAYPDVANNYVSIITQWPGRSAEDVEQQVTVPLEIGMAGIPHMAHLRSTTLAGISSIMMIFDDESADDWNREKVLERLSQVTLPAGLQPQIGTDWSPVGQIYWYTLKSTNPEYDDMALKGLEDWQLEKQFRSVPGVVDVSSFGGITREYQVTVDPEKLIAYGLTIAQVQQQLAANNVNTGGSFIEQGQQQINVQEVGLFTNVHDIEQTVLKASNGTALRVSDVATVAQGPKIRLGQIGKTYRSVDGKLINDGDAVEGVLLLQKGENSDATLARIHEKVKELNERILPKGVTIVPFLDRSTLLKLTTTTVLDNLTKGILLVVIILFFFLGNLRGALIVAITIPFALLFASICLDLNHIPANLLSLGALDFGMVVDGAVVMIENIVRHLSHKRQPDKTPIQIIREAAHEVQRPVFYAIAIIITTYLPIFTLQSVEGRLFKPMAWTVAFALLGALIFSMILAPVLASFLFPKGTTEWENPVMHWLTKRYRHDATWAIEHKTVPIIAGLALLGLGAFLMFSGAIGSEFLPHLDEGAIWVRGSLAPSTGPTESRTIADRARVELAAFPEVTQVVSQIGRPDDGSDTTGFFNTEYFVDLKPKDEWRPVFHKNKEELIAAMDRELEKMPGVIWNFSQPISDNVEEAVSGVKGELAVKLYGTDLKTLEHKGDEIVQVMSTVPGVADLGLFRVIGQPNLNYVIDRQAAARYGINVADIQNAIEGAVGGTLGGAPVTQVLDGEARYDVMVRYNPKFRSTPEAIGDIRLLSPSGERVSLSQLTRPAVTDGAEEIYREEGSRYVAIKYSVRHRDLGSTVEEAIAKVNKQVSLPPGYKLDWAGEYESQKRSSRRLMLVLPITVLVIFMILYAMFGSFKWAMLVICNVMIAPVGGMVALYLTHTHFSVSSGVGFLALFGVSVQTGIIMLEYINQMRVNGHPVEEAAVEGAVLRLRPIVMTMLVAMLGLLPAALSHGIGSDSQRPFAIVIVGGLMGALLFGIFILPCLYVWLARSTDILPRPDYEFEN
- a CDS encoding TolC family protein, with amino-acid sequence MFKTQSVLPILAGVLALQVTQRPALFAQTPQSPAAAYAAGTAPTPDPRRPPVSRPGAYTLAQILDLARSKNPTLLAAEQNLRAVRAQELQAGVRVNPSLTANGTDVTEGANAVTPYNYTVQVSRLFERGDKRRWRLDDARATTAQTQAQLNDTIRQTNLAVKQAFTHMLIAKEALELASASLKDFRHEVDIASDRYKAGDLGKLDFERLDLQLGSLESDESNDIVNLRQASDQLQTLIGIATPGADFDVTGDIIPPLVTQTQGALVQAGLDNRPDYAAAKFAVTAAEANARLAVANGTTDPTLEAEYDRSGTENSAGFSVNIPLRIFDRNQGNKETARFQATGSQFAQTAARNQVVSDIDQAWIGYTQAKRLSDRFGEHYLDESHDVLSIAQYAFEHGGIALIDYLDALRDARSSTNDALNAYQQTWLAIHQLSAASATEVVP
- the aroE gene encoding shikimate dehydrogenase, encoding MTTANQIASHLLRSRIGKICVAVTGATPDELIEKATNVLKETTFLEFRLDYLPKPMAALPLLKEFLAENGAATVIATCRCKENGGRFEGSNTGALDVLLKAAESGFQLVDIELEAIEKLPKTTMDRLREAGAAVIISHHDFHGTKDLDAVYNRIEPFAPDFIKVVPTAKSLSDNLTLMRFLERMEDRSKSSIVGICMGEAGIISRVLGLRAGSAFTFAAANAGEETAPGQIAARTLIEDYRIDQVDAATKVYGVAGNPIRSSLSPLMMNTAFRRETVNAVYLALQATKVDDLFKLVREIPIQGLSVTMPLKEAIMPLLERTDPLSAKIGAVNTVLRAQDGKFYGFNTDVAGIVGPLERRLSLKGAKVLVLGAGGAARAAVFGCRDKGAEVWILNRTPETAQKLARQAGAKTIKRDAVAKMGFDVIINATPVGMTGQKAAPLLQPEDLVARIVFDLVYNPIETPLLRLARQKGLTAISGVEMFVQQGARQFEIWTGKPAPEEEMLRVVLHALRQSAEAAGETAAPQTTATPEPEAKATPKAPAKVAEAPAKAVASTPAKTAVKAPVKAPAKTVAKPAAKPAAKTATKAKPKGK
- a CDS encoding efflux RND transporter periplasmic adaptor subunit, producing the protein MRSANAVRCPIACTSALLLLFGLAGCKHNEPDHTAQEAPAAQPQVVDVGSNDVVRVENPGRFPLQSSVARSVVSTLEVTGSVSPDVSREIPVLSLANGRVAALHVGLGDTVHKGQLVMDVQSPDVATAFNAYLKAVNDEHLTVITLERDKLLYDKGAIPQTQLEGAQNGEDDAKANLTAAEQQLKILGVDKDHPGDMVKVYAPATGVIIAQNVTAAGAAGITFAGAAGSLTIADLSHVWVICDVYENDLANVHLGQHADIRLNAFPGKVFSGTISDIGAQLDPSLRTAKVRIQVPNPGNQLRLGMFATASILGLRPVDMTAVPAEAILQLHDRSYVFEPEANGTFKRVQVKIGRTLEGNLIEVQSGLNVGQQVVLHALDLQNTADQQ